The window GGAAATCCCATTCTAAAATTATCCATGAGCTCTATATGAGTACCTAAACatagtatctaaaaaaaaaaaaaaaaccccaaaccaaaaaaaaagcttcttaagTTCAGGTGTCACTGATAACTTAAAATCAACTACTTATACAGCAATATTGTTTTTCACCTGAAACACCTCTGAATTTATTTAATCAGCCGCATTCCTGTTAGACAATTTATGAGCACCAAAACCCCTTCAGGTACTGgattacagaaaaatacaaagagaatGAGAGGGTTTATTTATGAACAATTACAGTAACTGGAAATGATACCCATCTCCCCTCTCCATCCACCAGTCTATGCCTCTCTTGTCCACTAACTGTGCCACAAGTCTAGAAGTTTATACAGTATGCATATCTGAAGTCAGTTTCACATGGGGTTAGAACCTGCACCACtgcctatttttccttttttcattaagACATACTTCTTATAAGTGTCAGAACACTCTTTCAGATTACTGTTTCAACTTTAGTGGTAGCTGATGAAAGATGCATTCTAAGCTGTTCTCTGCTGTGAAAAAGTGCTCCTTTAAAAGCTACTTCTCCCTGactatccatttttttttcttaaaaacaagatTTACTTCCTGAAATATGGTCACTTAATAACTGCAGTGTGTATTTGGCACcattctcttcttcctccaaTAGTTTTCCTCCTTTTCATAACCTACTCTCCCTGCATACCAATGCTGTTTCCCATGGTTGTTTCCCAACTCCTccattccctcccctcccttttctgTTGTCTCTCCTTAGCTTTATCTGCTCTACTTGTTGCTGAAACTCTTCTCACATCTGATTATTTCCCGGCTCTTCAGTTTCTGCCAGTGTAGGAGTGCACCCTGTTAGGTTGCTCTTCTCCCTGTGACACCTTCCATGGGGACTTGTTATTTCTTAGGAGCAGACTGGGAAGGACAGCAAAGATCTGTCCTGGGATCAGACAGAGACATATGTGCTGTACTGAATATGTCTACCCACGGCACACACTCCTTAAAACATTTCAGGCAGGAAAGAGCACTCAAAAGACATTGAATTTAgcaaattttgctgctttttaaggTATCTAAAACAGCTCATGttatttgttcttcacttagtgaCAAGTTTGTGGATAAAACATAGACAATGACAGACAGCAAAGAGATGACCATCAACCTTGTTGTCCTTGGAAGAACTCAGACTGGCAAAAGTGCTGTTGGGAACAGCCTGCTGGGCAGCACAGACTTTGAGAGTCATCTCTCCCCAAGCTCTCTAACTACATGCTGCAGTCTTGGACACAGCAGCCGCATTTCGGGGATTATACGAAGAAATGGCTGTGAGCTAGCTCTCCGCGTTCGAGTACTTGACACTCCAAGCTACCCTCACAGTGCTCTGAGCAAAGAGCAGGTGAGAGACACAGTGAGATCTGCCCTGGCTCACCACTTCGGGGAGGAAGGCCTGCACCTAGCTCTCTTGGTCCTGAGGGCTGACTTGCCTCTGTGTCCAGATGAAAGGGATCACGTAATTCAGTTCATCCAggtaacaaataaataaacagaagttTCTGCCCCGATGGCACCTCTTTTGTCTTCAGGTGTCAAAAGCAATGCAAGAGTTGACTGCAAAAGTGAAACAGAAGTGCAGCTGAAAACTGGAACACTTCCCAGTCCAGCAGTTGAAACATGCCATTCAACTCCAACACCATACACTATACTTACCATATTAAACCTGAGAAGAGACAGGCAGAACTGCTCTCTTTTGTACATGAGCTCAGCACAAAGGAATTTAGGAACCAAATTTACTTATCAAAGTAagcttttcttttagaaattataGTTAATGCTTTATCAATTTAGATCTAGCTTGTTGAAGAGGGATGCtatttaaagcaagaaaaagtcAGGTTACCTCACTCTCCTGTGCTCTGTATAAGACCAAAGCGGAGAGCAACAGGttcaaaaccacacagaaaatgACTGACCTGCGACAAGGATGCTTGTCCTGCACTGTCACTACTGCTGTTTTCTGTTCAAGAGAAGATGACTAGAAAGTTACCATAAATTTACTCTGGCTAAGGAAAATTTCTATCATCGaagcaaatattttgaagatcctggcagaaattttttttctgcaagtagGCAAGATATGTGGGAAGATACACTGAAAAGGAATGGCTTGCTTTTCAGTTGTAGATTTTTTCATTGCCATTCATTCATATCTttggagaagaaagaaatacaaaggaaaaaataaaggccagCAAACAGATATCTTAGTTTATTTATTTGATCAGATGAACCAGGTTTGTACGATTTACGAAGAAACAAAGAGTTTCTGTTATTGCTAAAGTCTGCACATCACactttgcatttttcttacaCTAATGAACTATCTAAAAATCTTTTAGGACTGGAAGGGGCTTCCTGGTCCATCAAGACTTTTTCCTTATGCAGTTCATCTCTCTATACTTCAAGGTATTTAAAGGAAAGCActatttattcaaaatatttttattctaagCCAATGAAAAATCATCATGCTTCTAGCTTGAGACTGTTCTGGATCAAGTCCAAGTGGGCATTAAAAGCATTAGATGCCACCATGCCTTTTCTCTTCAAATGGACCTTTAAAGCCCCTACTGGAACAGAAATAAAGCATGTTATTAGAACAGAatattagaacagaaataaaccATGTTAGGCTCTCAGGTTATACAATTGTTGGCTTTTTAGttattttccccttaaaaaaagaCTAGATGCTGTGATTTCATCTGTCACAAATAAATAGGGCAGGACAGCTGCCTGGGTGCTGGTGAACAGTAATGGTTATATTTCAGTATGTTATTCCAAGAAGAGATTAGCGTGAAGACTACCTTTAGCAATCAGGAGTTTTCGCATTGATCATCTGCAAATTTGGGATGGTGTATCAATGAAGATGGCATATCAGTAGAAGACTACTGGCATTTAATatctctggatttttttatttcagtaacataGCCTAATAAATTGTGAGAGTGGCAGATACTGATTTCAGAACTAACATTAGCACTGACTTTGAGTCCTCTGCAAATAAATACACTATCCTCTTCTCTCCAAAACTGATAACCCAACACTTCCTTAGACAGTTTATGCCAAAACTTTGTACATATTTAGTGTTCTTTTCATCCCTAGTGTCTAAAAACAGATTAATCACTATTATTACAACAGGTTTTTCTAACTCCCTGCTTATCTTGGAAGTAGAAAGATACCATTTAAAGCAGTTTTATACACCTTGGTATTTAGGTTACAGAGTTAA of the Athene noctua chromosome 4, bAthNoc1.hap1.1, whole genome shotgun sequence genome contains:
- the GIMD1 gene encoding GTPase IMAP family member GIMD1 codes for the protein MTDSKEMTINLVVLGRTQTGKSAVGNSLLGSTDFESHLSPSSLTTCCSLGHSSRISGIIRRNGCELALRVRVLDTPSYPHSALSKEQVRDTVRSALAHHFGEEGLHLALLVLRADLPLCPDERDHVIQFIQELLGPTWKNFTAVLLTHADKAEEAGFSEEAYLHSASSTLLSLLSSVQDKYIFLDNQKSVIKEERAIVLRKLLNFIRQNNYQVLLLKHSKE